One window from the genome of Micromonospora aurantiaca ATCC 27029 encodes:
- a CDS encoding LacI family DNA-binding transcriptional regulator, with amino-acid sequence MTKRLTEVARKAGVSEATVSRVLNGRGGVSEATRTAVLTALDVLGYERPTKLRGERARLVGLVLPELQNPIFPALAEVVTGSLAQRGFTPALCARTIGGVPESGYVEMLLDHQVSGVIFAGGSYALADASHEHYRRLTDRGLPVVLVNAGVEELGFPRVSTDDAVAVEQAYGHLRSLGHERIGMVLGPADHVPSRRKLDAMVRAAGWGEDRSLVERSSFSMEGARVAATKLIERGATGIVCASDVLALGTIRAARRLGCAVPADVSVVGFDDSAFMTCTDPPLTTVRQPIETMGQAAVDLLVTQIEGAGVLHDELLFEPELVVRGSTAPAPRR; translated from the coding sequence GTGACGAAGCGCCTGACCGAGGTGGCCCGCAAGGCGGGCGTCAGCGAGGCGACCGTGAGCCGGGTGCTCAACGGCCGCGGCGGCGTGTCCGAGGCGACCCGGACCGCCGTGCTGACCGCCCTCGACGTGCTCGGATACGAGCGCCCGACGAAACTGCGCGGCGAGCGTGCCCGCCTGGTCGGCCTGGTCCTGCCGGAGTTGCAGAACCCGATCTTCCCGGCCCTGGCCGAGGTGGTCACCGGCTCCCTCGCCCAGCGCGGCTTCACCCCGGCGCTCTGCGCCCGCACCATCGGCGGCGTGCCGGAGTCCGGATACGTGGAGATGCTGCTCGACCACCAGGTCAGCGGCGTCATCTTCGCCGGTGGCTCGTACGCCCTCGCCGACGCCTCGCACGAGCACTACCGGCGCCTGACCGACCGCGGCCTGCCCGTGGTGCTCGTCAACGCCGGCGTCGAGGAGCTGGGCTTCCCACGGGTGTCCACGGACGACGCGGTCGCCGTCGAGCAGGCGTACGGGCACCTGCGCTCCCTCGGCCACGAGCGGATCGGCATGGTGCTCGGCCCGGCCGACCACGTGCCCTCGCGCCGCAAGCTCGACGCCATGGTCCGGGCCGCCGGCTGGGGCGAGGACCGGTCCCTGGTGGAGCGGTCCAGCTTCTCCATGGAGGGGGCGCGGGTCGCGGCCACGAAGCTGATCGAGCGCGGTGCGACAGGGATCGTCTGCGCCAGCGACGTGCTGGCGCTGGGCACCATCCGGGCCGCCCGCCGCCTGGGCTGCGCGGTACCGGCCGACGTCTCGGTGGTCGGCTTCGACGACTCGGCGTTCATGACCTGCACCGATCCGCCGCTGACCACTGTGCGGCAGCCGATCGAGACGATGGGCCAGGCCGCTGTGGACCTGCTCGTGACCCAGATCGAGGGCGCCGGCGTGCTGCACGACGAGCTGCTGTTCGAGCCCGAGCTGGTGGTACGCGGCTCCACCGCCCCCGCCCCTCGCCGCTGA
- a CDS encoding SigB/SigF/SigG family RNA polymerase sigma factor has translation MTTMTMGSTATEVHRAPQTGEETRASELIAALAALPADHPQRAALRNQVIEAWLPLANHLAARYSGRGEPAGDLAQTAALGLIKAVDRFDASRGVDFAGFAIPTILGEIKRHFRDRTWNIRVPRRLQELRLRISEANSTLTQTLNRAPTVADIAAHLDVTEEEVLEGLEGARAYNAVSLSTPIGDGDSATELGDTLGTEDNEYELADLRASLGPALATLDEREQKILTLRFYGNLTQSEIAARVGVSQMHVSRLLARALTKLRGQLTEA, from the coding sequence ATGACCACGATGACCATGGGATCGACCGCCACCGAGGTGCACCGCGCGCCGCAGACGGGCGAGGAGACCCGCGCCAGCGAGCTGATCGCGGCGCTCGCCGCACTGCCGGCCGACCACCCGCAGCGGGCCGCCCTGCGCAACCAGGTCATCGAGGCGTGGCTGCCGCTGGCGAACCACCTGGCCGCCCGCTACAGCGGTCGCGGCGAGCCGGCCGGTGACCTGGCCCAGACCGCGGCGCTCGGCCTGATCAAGGCAGTCGACCGGTTCGACGCCTCGCGCGGTGTCGACTTCGCCGGCTTCGCCATCCCGACCATCCTCGGCGAGATCAAGCGGCACTTCCGCGACCGCACCTGGAACATCCGGGTTCCCCGGCGCCTCCAGGAGCTGCGGCTGCGCATCTCCGAGGCCAACAGCACGCTGACCCAGACGCTCAACCGGGCCCCGACCGTCGCCGACATCGCCGCCCACCTCGACGTCACCGAGGAAGAGGTGCTGGAGGGCCTGGAGGGCGCCCGCGCGTACAACGCGGTCTCGCTGTCCACCCCGATCGGCGACGGCGACAGCGCCACCGAGCTGGGCGACACGCTCGGCACCGAGGACAACGAGTACGAGCTGGCCGACCTGCGCGCCTCGCTCGGCCCGGCGCTCGCCACGCTCGACGAGCGGGAGCAGAAGATCCTCACGCTGCGCTTCTACGGCAACCTGACCCAGAGCGAGATCGCCGCCCGGGTCGGTGTCTCCCAGATGCACGTGTCCCGGCTGCTCGCCCGCGCCCTGACCAAGCTGCGCGGCCAGCTCACCGAGGCCTGA
- a CDS encoding sensor histidine kinase — translation MTRPGLRARVTAAFAVGALLLSALMALFSYDLTRRSLLDERERTAVRAAYYDAAVVRSGLDTGTPDVVAVLRSLDTGSARRPLLHLPDGWYARTADVGASSVPVELQRVVADGKPAVQRIRLDGQPVLLVGVPLPGALGYYELTSLREVEETFQVVGLALIAVAIMVAGAGAALGWYATRHSLRPLTAVADAAERIAAGDFATRLDPTTDPDLTRLSSSFNEMVDKLVHRIERDRRFAADVSHELRSPLQTLAAAASVLHRRREHQDERTATAAGLVADEVTRFQRLVDDLIQLARTEQPAHRETVDVLELARTVCRERSLPESLVTVEGDAPRLWWVDRRRFAQTLLNLVENAERYGGGPVAVRLGGRDGVGVLEVDDDGPGVPPGDREIIFDRFVRGRAAHDRAGTDGTGLGLALVAQHAAAHGGTAAVLDREPGARFRVELPGALR, via the coding sequence ATGACCCGGCCCGGCCTGCGCGCCCGGGTCACCGCGGCGTTCGCCGTCGGGGCGTTGCTGCTGTCCGCGCTGATGGCCCTCTTCTCGTACGACCTGACCCGGCGCTCGCTGCTCGACGAGCGGGAGCGCACCGCGGTACGGGCCGCCTACTACGACGCCGCCGTGGTCCGCTCCGGCCTGGACACCGGCACCCCGGACGTGGTGGCCGTGCTGCGCTCGCTCGACACCGGCAGCGCGCGCCGCCCGCTGCTGCACCTGCCCGACGGCTGGTACGCCCGTACCGCGGACGTGGGCGCCAGCTCGGTGCCGGTGGAGTTGCAGCGCGTGGTGGCCGACGGCAAGCCCGCCGTGCAGCGGATCCGGCTCGACGGGCAGCCCGTGCTGCTTGTCGGCGTGCCGCTGCCCGGCGCGCTCGGCTACTACGAGCTGACCTCGCTGCGGGAGGTCGAGGAGACGTTCCAGGTGGTGGGCCTGGCACTGATCGCCGTGGCGATCATGGTCGCCGGGGCGGGCGCGGCGCTCGGCTGGTACGCCACCCGGCACAGCCTGCGGCCGCTCACCGCGGTCGCCGACGCGGCGGAACGGATCGCGGCCGGCGACTTCGCCACCCGGCTCGACCCGACCACCGATCCCGACCTCACCCGCCTGTCCAGCTCGTTCAACGAGATGGTCGACAAGCTGGTGCACCGCATCGAGCGGGACCGGCGCTTCGCCGCCGACGTGAGCCACGAGCTGCGCTCGCCGTTGCAGACCCTGGCCGCCGCCGCGAGCGTGCTCCACCGCCGCCGGGAGCACCAGGACGAACGCACCGCGACCGCGGCGGGCCTGGTCGCCGACGAGGTGACCCGGTTCCAGCGCCTGGTCGACGATCTCATCCAGCTTGCCCGCACCGAGCAGCCGGCGCACCGCGAGACGGTCGACGTGCTGGAGCTGGCCCGGACCGTCTGCCGGGAGCGGTCGCTGCCGGAGAGCCTGGTGACGGTCGAGGGCGATGCCCCGCGCCTGTGGTGGGTCGACCGGCGCCGGTTCGCCCAGACGCTGCTGAACCTGGTGGAGAACGCCGAGCGGTACGGCGGCGGGCCGGTCGCCGTACGCCTCGGCGGGCGCGACGGCGTGGGCGTGCTGGAGGTCGACGACGACGGTCCGGGCGTACCGCCCGGTGACCGCGAGATCATCTTCGACCGGTTCGTGCGGGGGCGGGCGGCGCACGACCGGGCCGGCACCGACGGCACCGGTCTCGGGCTCGCGCTTGTGGCGCAGCACGCCGCCGCGCACGGCGGTACGGCCGCGGTGCTGGACCGCGAGCCCGGCGCCCGGTTCCGGGTCGAGCTGCCCGGAGCGCTGCGATGA
- a CDS encoding STAS domain-containing protein has translation MPASLPSPPESAVPHVRVDITDELDLAGLPEVAHVLDRILALRPRELTIDLAGCRHVDAAAVALLLDVHRRLARQGGLLTLSNPHPRIRRILENSGLGAVPVVDTPRPVARGRARVASASR, from the coding sequence ATGCCTGCCAGCCTGCCGTCCCCGCCGGAGTCCGCCGTGCCGCACGTGCGCGTGGACATCACCGACGAGCTGGACCTCGCCGGGCTGCCCGAGGTCGCCCACGTGCTGGACCGCATCCTCGCGCTACGGCCCCGCGAGCTGACGATCGACCTCGCCGGGTGCCGGCATGTGGACGCCGCCGCCGTCGCGCTGCTGCTGGACGTGCACCGCCGGCTGGCGCGGCAGGGCGGCCTGCTCACGCTGAGCAATCCACATCCGCGGATCCGGCGCATCCTGGAGAACTCCGGGCTCGGCGCCGTACCCGTCGTCGACACGCCCCGTCCGGTCGCGCGCGGCCGGGCCCGGGTCGCGTCCGCATCACGCTGA
- a CDS encoding ABC transporter substrate-binding protein, producing the protein MSVPQYRKVAAVALAAGLGLSLAACSTKSDDSSDAGGKVTITVDCQPVGAQKELLKNWNDDVAEFQRQNPDIVVKSVSVGEQCNNPPDFTARLAGGTVTDVFYGYMTDLQQVLDSGQAMDIGQYATKDTIPTWDSVDPALKEVFTDGGKLYAVPVKNYSMGLIYNKALFQRAGLDVNNPPKTWPEVRAAAKKISALGDGIAGYAEYSAGNTGGWHFTSLLYSQGGQVLSADGKKADFNNAMGKQVLQNLKDMRYGDNSMGSRQLLQWGDLLTNAGAGKVGMFIGAPDATQAIVSQFQGKYQDWAMGPLPGQDGPAKATLGGGEGYFFKKGLSPEQVKAGLKWLAYQKLTPGKGQFDYVRAKPQNYPVGLPQPLLFTNGSDAQKQELELRKANANVDTTNFAVFEANPVPIKGEPRNAQAVYAVLDAAMSGVLTNPNANIDALLKTAEDKVNQLLAAQS; encoded by the coding sequence ATGTCCGTACCGCAGTATCGGAAGGTCGCGGCCGTGGCGCTCGCGGCCGGCCTCGGGCTCAGCCTTGCGGCGTGCTCCACCAAGAGCGACGACAGCAGCGACGCCGGCGGCAAGGTCACCATCACCGTCGACTGCCAGCCGGTCGGCGCGCAGAAGGAACTGCTGAAGAACTGGAACGACGACGTCGCCGAGTTCCAGCGGCAGAACCCGGACATCGTCGTCAAGAGCGTCAGCGTCGGCGAGCAGTGCAACAACCCGCCGGACTTCACCGCCCGCCTCGCCGGCGGCACCGTCACCGACGTGTTCTACGGCTACATGACCGACCTCCAGCAGGTGCTGGACTCCGGTCAGGCGATGGACATCGGCCAGTACGCCACCAAGGACACCATCCCCACCTGGGACAGCGTCGACCCGGCGCTGAAGGAGGTCTTCACCGACGGCGGCAAGCTCTACGCCGTACCGGTGAAGAACTACTCGATGGGCCTGATCTACAACAAGGCGCTGTTCCAGCGGGCCGGGCTCGACGTGAACAACCCGCCGAAGACCTGGCCCGAGGTGCGGGCCGCGGCCAAGAAGATCTCCGCGCTCGGCGACGGCATCGCCGGGTACGCCGAGTACAGCGCCGGCAACACCGGCGGCTGGCACTTCACCTCGCTGCTCTACTCCCAGGGCGGCCAGGTGCTCAGCGCCGACGGCAAGAAGGCCGACTTCAACAACGCGATGGGCAAGCAGGTCCTGCAGAACCTCAAGGACATGCGGTACGGCGACAACAGCATGGGCAGCAGGCAGCTGCTCCAGTGGGGTGACCTGCTCACCAACGCCGGCGCCGGCAAGGTCGGCATGTTCATCGGCGCGCCGGACGCGACCCAGGCGATCGTCAGCCAGTTCCAGGGCAAGTACCAGGACTGGGCGATGGGTCCGCTGCCCGGCCAGGACGGGCCGGCCAAGGCCACGCTCGGCGGCGGCGAGGGTTACTTCTTCAAGAAGGGCCTGAGCCCGGAGCAGGTCAAGGCCGGTCTGAAGTGGCTCGCCTACCAGAAGCTGACCCCTGGCAAGGGCCAGTTCGACTACGTGCGCGCCAAGCCGCAGAACTACCCGGTCGGCCTGCCCCAGCCGCTGCTGTTCACGAACGGCAGCGACGCGCAGAAGCAGGAACTGGAGCTGCGCAAGGCCAACGCGAACGTGGACACCACCAACTTCGCGGTCTTCGAGGCCAACCCGGTGCCGATCAAGGGGGAGCCGCGCAACGCCCAGGCCGTCTACGCGGTGCTCGACGCCGCGATGTCCGGGGTGCTGACCAACCCGAACGCGAACATCGACGCGCTGCTCAAGACCGCCGAGGACAAGGTCAACCAGCTTCTGGCCGCGCAGAGCTGA
- a CDS encoding GerMN domain-containing protein, whose translation MSRRRLLPALLAAVLLAGCGVPVDDEPRLVQTPPGAFPTPTVSSTADGDGRVDEPFCFVRDDGLVVVKRRVDGLPEVDAHLQHLLAGPDGGERRQGLATALPGTVAVAGATLAGTLATVDVRQAGEETGRNDEVLAFGQIVCSLTQRPDVFSVAFRRDGQPLEVPRADGSLSALPLTAADYRPLLPR comes from the coding sequence ATGAGCCGCCGGCGGCTCCTGCCCGCCCTGCTCGCGGCCGTGCTGCTGGCCGGCTGCGGGGTGCCGGTGGACGACGAGCCCCGCCTGGTGCAGACGCCACCGGGCGCGTTCCCGACCCCCACGGTGTCCTCGACCGCCGACGGCGACGGGCGGGTGGACGAGCCGTTCTGCTTCGTCCGGGACGACGGGCTGGTCGTGGTCAAGCGCCGGGTGGACGGGCTGCCGGAGGTGGATGCGCACCTCCAGCACCTGCTGGCCGGTCCGGACGGCGGCGAGCGCCGTCAGGGGCTGGCCACGGCGCTGCCCGGCACGGTCGCGGTGGCCGGGGCGACGCTGGCCGGCACGCTCGCCACGGTCGACGTACGCCAGGCCGGGGAGGAGACCGGCCGCAACGACGAGGTGCTGGCCTTCGGGCAGATCGTGTGCAGCCTCACTCAGCGGCCCGACGTGTTCAGCGTGGCGTTCCGCCGGGACGGCCAGCCGCTGGAGGTGCCACGCGCGGACGGGAGCCTCTCCGCGCTGCCGCTCACCGCCGCCGACTACCGGCCGCTGTTACCTCGCTGA
- a CDS encoding GlsB/YeaQ/YmgE family stress response membrane protein, whose translation MTGSTLVGALVVGLAVGGLGRLVLPGRKAVPVWLTLALGVASALLGAIVVGLVDHRTDGSPVLPLMVQTGFAAVAVVLAVVAAGRPEAEGQTPPGTGGRRKEEV comes from the coding sequence GTGACCGGCAGCACGCTCGTCGGAGCGCTCGTGGTGGGTCTGGCCGTCGGCGGGCTGGGACGCCTCGTCCTGCCGGGGCGCAAGGCCGTCCCGGTGTGGCTGACACTCGCGCTCGGCGTGGCGTCCGCGCTGCTCGGCGCGATCGTGGTCGGGCTGGTGGACCACCGCACCGACGGATCGCCCGTGCTGCCGCTGATGGTGCAGACCGGCTTCGCCGCCGTGGCGGTCGTGCTGGCGGTGGTCGCCGCGGGCCGGCCGGAGGCGGAGGGGCAGACGCCGCCCGGTACGGGCGGCCGGCGGAAGGAGGAGGTGTGA
- a CDS encoding glycosyl hydrolase family 28-related protein encodes MSRSVPRILAAALVAAALLVPPGAATAGPPRGPAPVVTRAGLDPALVAGRGATVDYVEQEAEHGRTTGAVIGPDRSAYTLAGEASGRRAVRLLPGQYVELTLPRATNALTVRYSIPDAPGGGGITAPLRVSVGHAPARTMTLTSQYAWLYNQYPFTNDPGADLLHPDWWITECSCVPAATTPAPVISKPFRPHHFYDEQRLLLGRTHRAGEVVRLTAPRGTAAAWTVIDLVDAHLVAPPRVVPRAVNALSFGADPTGRRESADAFDRAIAYARRVDRPLYLPPGTYQVNRHIIVDDVTIAGAGSWYTIVRGREVALDTPAPDGSRHTGVGFYGRDAADGGSRDVHLSGFAIEGDVRERIDTDQVNAVGGALNHSTIDGLYLHHTKVGMWFDGPMTGLRVTNTVIADQIADGLNFHTGVTHSSVTNSVVRNSGDDALAMWSEGTANASNTFAYNTVQSPVLANGIALYGGADLTVAHNLIADPVREGSAIQVGSRFGAEPFTGRLRITGNTTVRAGTYDLNWNIGLGAIWFYALDRSIDAADIQVTGDAYLDSTYNAIMLVSDWPVKDSVRIDNVRFRDIRVDGTGTSVVSARTAGGASFANVDARNVGAVGVNNCGSFHFTPAGSEFALTDLGGNDGGWLAPWLLPNTITCDDRPPVVPPPPPSRW; translated from the coding sequence ATGTCGCGGAGCGTGCCGAGGATCCTCGCGGCGGCGCTCGTCGCCGCCGCCCTGCTCGTACCGCCCGGTGCCGCCACTGCGGGCCCGCCGCGCGGACCGGCTCCCGTGGTGACCCGCGCCGGGCTGGACCCCGCGCTCGTGGCCGGTCGCGGTGCGACTGTGGACTACGTCGAACAGGAGGCGGAACACGGCCGGACCACCGGCGCCGTGATCGGGCCGGACCGGTCGGCGTACACACTCGCCGGTGAGGCGTCCGGCCGCCGGGCCGTACGCCTGCTGCCCGGCCAGTACGTCGAACTCACGCTCCCCCGGGCCACGAACGCGCTGACCGTGCGCTACAGCATCCCGGACGCGCCGGGCGGCGGCGGGATCACCGCGCCGCTGCGGGTGTCAGTCGGGCACGCGCCCGCCCGCACCATGACGTTGACCTCGCAGTACGCCTGGCTCTACAACCAGTACCCGTTCACAAACGATCCCGGCGCCGACCTGCTGCACCCGGACTGGTGGATCACCGAGTGCTCCTGCGTCCCGGCCGCCACCACGCCCGCGCCGGTGATCAGCAAGCCGTTCCGGCCGCACCACTTCTACGACGAGCAGCGCCTGCTGCTCGGCCGTACCCATCGGGCCGGCGAGGTGGTCCGGCTGACCGCGCCGCGCGGCACGGCCGCCGCGTGGACGGTGATCGACCTGGTGGACGCGCATCTGGTCGCCCCGCCCCGCGTGGTCCCCCGCGCGGTGAACGCGCTGTCCTTCGGCGCCGACCCGACCGGCCGCCGGGAGTCCGCCGACGCGTTCGACCGCGCGATCGCGTACGCCCGCCGGGTGGACCGCCCGCTCTACCTGCCGCCGGGCACCTACCAGGTCAACCGGCACATAATCGTCGACGACGTGACGATCGCCGGAGCCGGGAGCTGGTACACGATCGTGCGTGGGCGCGAGGTCGCCCTGGACACCCCGGCGCCCGACGGCTCCCGCCACACGGGCGTCGGCTTCTACGGCCGCGACGCCGCCGACGGCGGCAGCAGGGACGTGCACCTGTCCGGTTTCGCGATCGAGGGCGACGTGCGGGAGCGAATCGACACCGACCAGGTGAACGCCGTCGGCGGGGCGCTGAACCACAGCACCATCGACGGCCTCTACCTGCACCACACGAAGGTCGGCATGTGGTTCGACGGGCCGATGACCGGCCTGCGGGTCACGAACACGGTGATCGCCGACCAGATCGCCGACGGGCTGAACTTCCACACCGGCGTCACGCACTCGTCGGTGACGAACTCGGTGGTCCGCAACAGCGGCGACGACGCGCTGGCGATGTGGTCGGAGGGTACGGCGAACGCGTCGAACACGTTCGCCTACAACACGGTGCAGTCGCCGGTGCTCGCCAACGGCATCGCGCTGTACGGCGGCGCCGACCTGACCGTCGCGCACAACCTGATCGCCGACCCGGTACGCGAGGGCAGCGCGATCCAGGTGGGCTCCCGGTTCGGGGCCGAGCCGTTCACCGGCCGGCTGCGGATCACCGGCAACACCACTGTGCGGGCCGGCACGTACGACCTGAACTGGAACATCGGCCTCGGCGCGATCTGGTTCTACGCGCTGGACCGCAGCATCGACGCCGCGGACATCCAGGTGACCGGCGACGCGTACCTGGACAGCACCTACAACGCGATCATGCTGGTCAGCGACTGGCCGGTGAAGGACAGCGTCCGCATCGACAACGTCCGCTTCCGCGACATCCGGGTCGACGGCACCGGCACGTCGGTGGTCAGCGCGCGTACGGCGGGCGGGGCGAGCTTCGCGAACGTCGACGCCCGCAACGTGGGCGCGGTCGGCGTCAACAACTGCGGGTCGTTCCACTTCACACCCGCCGGGTCGGAGTTCGCCCTGACCGATCTGGGTGGCAACGACGGCGGGTGGCTGGCCCCGTGGCTGCTGCCGAACACCATCACCTGCGACGACCGGCCGCCGGTGGTGCCGCCGCCCCCGCCCTCGCGCTGGTGA
- a CDS encoding STAS domain-containing protein, whose protein sequence is MTVVPADHLMMLICDACGDSVTGTGATLPDAEVVWTLVFEHDWVGSPFASGPHHCPRCSARAAIADDGLGLDELEQVAGTPAAHDLDPATAVRRALDERSLRDDMELVDLSGLEVIDSAGLSLLVRAHQDARRDGRRLCLLSPSRFVLTVLHTMRLDGVFTVVDGRVPAPGPATRQPVLTEQKEPSPW, encoded by the coding sequence GTGACCGTCGTTCCCGCGGACCACCTCATGATGCTCATCTGCGACGCCTGCGGCGACAGCGTCACCGGCACCGGAGCCACGCTGCCCGACGCCGAGGTGGTGTGGACGCTCGTGTTCGAGCACGACTGGGTCGGCTCGCCGTTCGCGTCCGGACCGCATCACTGCCCCCGGTGCAGCGCCCGGGCGGCCATCGCCGACGACGGTCTGGGCCTGGACGAGCTGGAACAGGTCGCCGGCACCCCGGCCGCCCACGACCTCGACCCGGCCACGGCGGTCCGCCGCGCTCTCGACGAGCGTTCCCTCCGCGACGACATGGAGCTGGTCGACCTGTCCGGGCTGGAGGTGATCGACTCCGCCGGGCTCAGTCTGCTGGTGCGCGCGCACCAGGACGCCCGGCGCGACGGCCGCCGGCTGTGCCTGCTGTCCCCGTCGCGGTTCGTGCTCACCGTGCTGCACACCATGCGGCTCGACGGCGTCTTCACAGTCGTCGACGGCCGCGTCCCGGCGCCGGGCCCCGCAACCCGGCAACCGGTCCTGACCGAACAGAAGGAGCCCTCCCCGTGGTGA
- a CDS encoding response regulator transcription factor yields MTAVLVIEDDDRIRLALQLALEEEGYEAYGAPTAEDGLRRQREKPADYVLVDLMLPGMNGFDCIRQLRRDDDVPVVVISARDDTHDIVAALEAGADDYVVKPVAIKELSARLRALRRRVRTVAGPVPAQFFGDLEISAEAGEVRRSGQPVPVTRTEFRLLCELAEHAGRVLSRQQLLSRVWGYETGDERLVDVHVGRLRQKIESDPANPRHLVTLRGLGYKLQR; encoded by the coding sequence ATGACGGCCGTACTGGTGATCGAGGACGACGACCGCATCCGGCTCGCGCTGCAGCTCGCCCTGGAGGAGGAGGGCTACGAGGCGTACGGCGCGCCGACCGCCGAGGACGGCCTGCGCCGGCAGCGGGAGAAGCCGGCGGACTACGTGCTCGTCGACCTGATGCTGCCCGGCATGAACGGGTTCGACTGCATCCGTCAGCTGCGCCGCGACGACGACGTGCCGGTCGTGGTGATCAGCGCCCGCGACGACACCCACGACATCGTCGCCGCGCTGGAGGCGGGCGCCGACGACTACGTGGTGAAGCCGGTCGCGATCAAGGAGCTGTCCGCCCGGCTGCGGGCGCTGCGCCGGCGCGTACGCACGGTGGCCGGGCCGGTGCCCGCCCAGTTCTTCGGCGACCTGGAGATCAGCGCGGAGGCCGGCGAGGTGCGGCGCTCGGGACAGCCGGTGCCTGTCACCCGCACCGAGTTCCGGCTGCTCTGCGAGCTGGCCGAGCACGCCGGGCGGGTGCTGTCGCGCCAGCAGCTGCTCAGCCGGGTCTGGGGCTACGAGACCGGCGACGAGCGGCTCGTCGACGTGCACGTGGGCCGGCTGCGGCAGAAGATCGAATCCGACCCGGCCAACCCGCGCCACCTGGTCACGCTGCGCGGCCTCGGCTACAAGCTCCAGCGATGA
- a CDS encoding carbohydrate ABC transporter permease, which translates to MALTTAPGATRRPGPAAPTPSRTAGRRAGLGRKVRDNLTGHAFLIGAVVCFAVFSWYPMVRGVVMSFQRTRRGETTWVGWDNYSRIIADPSFWTAWKNTFVFTGLALVLGYLVPFFVAILLNELRHAKGYLRVLVYLPVMLPPASALFLFKFYAYDPSEAGLFNAILTALGLPTSEWMQSPTMTMPAMVIASTWMNMGGAVLIYLAALQNIPGELYEAAEIDGAGVWRRILHVTVPQTRLILALLAMLQIVATMQLFIEPLILANGAGTQDSATSVAYLIYQHGFFQNDLNGAAALGVIMLVVLAGFSAVYLRLTARQD; encoded by the coding sequence TTGGCGCTCACCACCGCCCCCGGTGCCACCCGCCGTCCCGGCCCCGCCGCGCCGACGCCGTCGCGTACCGCCGGACGCCGCGCCGGACTCGGCCGCAAGGTCCGGGACAACCTCACCGGGCACGCGTTCCTCATCGGCGCTGTCGTCTGCTTCGCCGTCTTCTCCTGGTACCCGATGGTCCGCGGCGTCGTGATGAGCTTCCAGCGCACCCGCCGGGGCGAGACCACCTGGGTGGGCTGGGACAACTACAGCCGGATCATCGCCGATCCGAGCTTCTGGACCGCCTGGAAGAACACGTTCGTCTTCACCGGCCTGGCGCTCGTCCTCGGCTACCTGGTGCCGTTCTTCGTGGCGATCCTGCTCAACGAGCTGCGCCACGCCAAGGGCTACCTGCGGGTGCTGGTCTACCTGCCGGTGATGCTGCCGCCGGCGTCCGCGCTGTTCCTGTTCAAGTTCTACGCGTACGACCCGAGCGAGGCGGGGCTGTTCAACGCGATCCTCACCGCGCTGGGACTGCCCACGTCGGAGTGGATGCAGTCGCCCACGATGACGATGCCGGCCATGGTGATCGCGTCGACCTGGATGAACATGGGCGGCGCCGTGCTGATCTACCTGGCCGCGCTGCAGAACATCCCCGGCGAGCTGTACGAGGCCGCCGAGATCGACGGCGCCGGGGTGTGGCGGCGCATCCTGCACGTGACGGTCCCGCAGACCCGGCTGATCCTCGCGCTGCTGGCGATGCTCCAGATCGTCGCCACCATGCAGCTGTTCATCGAGCCGCTGATCCTCGCCAACGGCGCCGGTACGCAGGACTCGGCGACCTCCGTGGCGTACCTGATCTACCAGCACGGGTTCTTCCAGAACGACCTCAACGGCGCCGCCGCGCTCGGCGTGATCATGCTGGTGGTGCTGGCCGGGTTCTCCGCCGTCTACCTGCGACTGACCGCGAGACAGGACTAG